AAAGTTCGCCATCAAGCATAGAAAATTAGGGGAATTGGGTATTTCCTATATGGGCGGGACCTACAATAGGCAGGAAGTTGACGGGCTTCAGGTTGATACCAAATCAAGGAGGGTAGATGTTCTTGCCTTGGATTTAAATACAGCCATTAAAAAAACGGGGACAAGGTTTATCGGTGAGATGGCCTACATATGGCTCGATGTTCCGGACACTTTTACCCAGCAGTTTGGCAATCGGCAAGTTGGTTTTTTTGTGGATATTGTCCAACCGGTACTAAAGACCGAAGTATTGGACTGGGAAGATGCCGTACTCAGCCTGTCGCTCAGAACGGATTATGTGGACTACAATATTGGCAACTTTGGCCAGACCAATACGAATATTGGGGATGATTTATTCGCAATTACACCTGCAATAAGCTTTAGGCCTACACCACAGACCGTTCTAAGGATTAACTACAGATACCAGTGGCAACAGGATATTCTCAACAATCCGGCTTCAAGAACGGCTTCATGGTATTTTGGGTTTAGCACCTATTTTTAATAAAATATTCAACGTAGCGGCTTTCATTTCATATCGGGTAGAATGTACTTAAGTAAGGTGTGATTTTAAAAGAGCATCGATGGATAATATTATTTAAGTATTTGCTTAAATAATTATATTATTATACCTTTGTCAAAAACAGTACTATGGCACCAGAATTAAGTTGTACACGTGCGGAGGCCGACCAAAAGCAGTTAATGCGCTGTCGCGAAACCTTGGGAACAAACTCAGAGGCGATTGTCGAAATCAGCAAAGTGCTAGCCCTGGCCGGTAACGAAACGCGATTAAGGATACTATTCCTGTTGAACGAGGAAGGTGAGCTTTGTCCCTGCGATTTTGCCGATATACTTGAAATGAGTGTCCCTGCGATTTCGCAGCATATCCGTAAAATGAAGGATGTGGGATTGATTACTTCAAGACGTGAGGGGCAGACCCTGTATTATTCATTGGTCCAGAATCACAATGAGGTATTGGAAAATGTATTTACCAAAATTCAGAAAAATAAAAAGGTAGCATAAAATGGAAACAGGAAAAACCTCGAACAAGGTAGCCTATGCAGGAATATTGACAGCCATAGCGGCATCAATATGTTGTATAACCCCGGTTTTGGCATTGATTGCCGGAACCACTGGCATCGCATCTACCTTTTCTTGGGTGGAACCATTTCGACCTTATCTTATCGGCATCACTATCTTCGTATTGGTCTTTGCCTGGTATCAGAAACTACGACCAAAAACGCAGGAGGAAATTGACTGTGCCTGTGAGGATGATGTAAAACCCTCCTTTTGGCAATCCCAAAGCTTTCATTTTATAGTTACCGTTTTTGCGGGATTGATGCTGGCATTTCCATATTACTCGAATATGTTTTATGCACAGCCCAGCAAGGACATGGTCTATGTCTCGCAATCCAATATTGTAAAGCACACTTTTAATGTTGAGGGTATGACCTGTGCAGGGTGTGAAGCCCATGTAGAGAGCGAGGTCAACAAATTGGATGGAATTCTATCGGTCAAGGCTAGTTACGAAGGTGCAAATACCGTAGTGGAATATGATAAAACCAAAGCCGATTTGACCGTAATCCAAAAAGCCATTAACAGCACAGGTTATAAAGTAATCGATGGTGAAAACAAAGAAAACGAGTAGATGAAAAAGTACGATGTTTTTGTTATCGGTTCCGGGATGGCAGGGATGACCATTGCCAATAAATGTGCTTCCAAAGGCCTTAAGGTAGGCATTACTGACGAACTGCCCTACGGTGGAACATGCGCGCTAAGAGGTTGCGACCCCAAAAAGGTAATCATCGGTGCGACAGAAGTAAGGGATTTTGCAATACGCTTAAAGGATAAGGGTATCGATACGGTTCCCAATGTCAATTGGCGGGATATTATGGCCTTCAAACAATCCTTTGTGGATGCAATGCCGCCCAAAATAGAAAAAGGATACAGGCATAATGATATAGACACCTATCATTCTTCGGCAAAATTTCTGTCCAAAAATACCCTACAGTTGGGAACAGATACTATCGAAGCCGACAAGATTGTGATTGCAACGGGCGCAAAACCAAGGGTACTGGATTTTGAAGGTGGGTACTTGGCACTTTCGAGTACCGATTTCCTCAATCTAAAGGAGCTGCCCCAATCCCTGCTCTTTATTGGTGGAGGTTACATCGCCTTTGAATTTGCACATATCGCCGCCCGTTGTGGTGCCGATGTAACTATTGTACATAGGGGCAAACGACCTTTGGAAAACTTTGAACAGGATATTGTAGTACACTTGATAAATGCCACGAAGGAATTGGGAATAAAACTGGTTCTAGCGACCGAAGTTTCTAAAATCGAAAAGAGAGATAACCACTATACAGTTACAGGAACTACCGACGGTAAAGAAATGACATTTAGAACGGAAACCGTTTTCAATTCGGCCGGTCGCCCGCCTGCAATTTTTGATTTGGAGCTGGACAAGTCCGGAATATCCTTTTCAAAAGAAGGGGTTGCCGTCAACGAATATCTTCAAAGCGCATCGAACCCAAATGTTTATGCGGCCGGAGATGCGGCAGATTCAAAAGGACTGCCCCTGACACCTGTAGCCGTTATGGAAGGACATATTGTAGCTTCGAATATCATCAAGGGGAACACGAAAAAAGTGAGCTATCCACCGATGCCCTCCGTGGTTTTCACTTTGCCAACATTAGCAGCCGTAGGTCTGACCGAGGCAGAGGCCAAATCACAAAAAATCGAATATCAGGTCAATTATAACGAGGTGGGCAATTGGTTCAACGCAGAGCGGTTGAATGTTAAGGAATATGCCTTTAAGACTATTGTCAATAAAGAAGATCATACGATACTGGGAGCACATTTAATTGGTCCCAACGCCGAGGAAACCATTAATTTGTTCGCAATAGCGATAAAGACCAAGATGAGGATCCACGATTTAAGGACGATGATTTTTTCTTATCCAACATTATCCTCGGATATTCCCTATATGCTTTAACAAAATATCAAAATTTATGAAAAGTGATGAATACACTAAAAAGCACTGGGAAGAGGTTTATACCGGAAAAAGTGATGAAGAAGTAAGTTGGTTTGAAGGGAAACCCTCGACTTCATTGGATATTATAGCTTCCCTTGACTTACCTAAAGATAGTTCAATTATTGATATTGGCGGGGGAAACTCAAACCTTATAAGTCATTTGTTAAAAAATGACTATAACAACCTGTCCATTCTTGATATTTCAGAAAATGCACTTCAGCGTACCAAATCAAAATTAGGCAAGTCAGCCGCAAAGGTGCAGTGGATAAATTCGGACATATTGAATTTTGAACCGACCCAAGACTTTGAGTTATGGCACGACCGGGCTACTTTTCATTTCTTCACACGGGAAGAAGATATCTTAAAGTATATTGACATACTAGGTCGTTCCCTTAAGACGGGAGCATATTTTATACTGGCAACTTTTTCGACCACCGGGCCAAAAAGATGTAGTGGATTGGAGATTACCCAATATTCTCCTGAAAAACTAAAGGAATTGTTTAAAGTAGATTTCACCCTATTGGAATCCTTTGAAAAAATTCATAAAACCCCTTTTAAAACAGAGCAAAATTTTATTTATAACCTGTTTCAGAAAAAATAATATGGACTACGAGAGAATCCTTTTAAATTCAACCATTACCTGTCCCGAATGTGGACATACGAAAGAGGAGGAAATGCCAACAACGGCCTGTCAGTTTTTCTATGAATGCGAAAACTGCAATCAAATATTAAGACCAAAGGAAGGCGATTGCTGTGTCTTTTGCTCTTATGGGACGGTTGCCTGCCCACCAATACAAGAAGGCTCTGGTTGTTGTTGAATAATTTCAGGATAAATTTGTAGAGCACCCCCAGTACAATTATATATTGCCAAAATTTTAAAATCGATGATACCACGAGATTTAAGCAAGGACATAAAAACGAGGTTGCAAAGTATCAATGGGCAAATTGGTGGCCTCATTAAAATGCTCGATGAAGATACAGACCCAGAGAAGATTTTAATACAGTTCAAGGCAGCACAGAAAGGATTGGATAAAGCCCATTTTCTGTTACTGGACGAAGTTTATCGAAAAGCTTTGGCCATAAAAATATCTGAAACTGTCGAGGCCTGCCCCGGAAATTGTGGCAATGAAGACCGTATCGAATTTATAAGAAAACAGTTTCCAGATTTGGAATTGGACAACCTAACTGAAAAGATGAAGGAAATCGATGTGCTCAAGGCCAAGCTTGAAGCATACAAAAATGGTTGACCCCCACAATCACAACCGATTTGATGGCCCACACGATGTGGGTCATTTTTTTTTGAAATTTTATTTGGAGACCACCCTACCCACCGACCTACATTTGATTCGTTGTTTGGATCCAATGACAAGTCAAGGAAATATAAACAGTAAAAAAAAACAGAAGTATGAAACGTCAAGTAGAAGTTTTTACGGCCAATTGCCCGGTCTGCGATCCGGTGGTCGAAATGATCAGGGAACTGGCCTGTGGTAGATGTGAGGTAACGACCTATGATCTGGTCAAGCAATGTGAAGACAAGACCTGTCTTGATAAGATAGCTGAATATGGGATAAAGAAAGTTCCCGCTGTGGTAGTGAGCGGTGAACTTTTGGATTGCTGTAAGGATTCGGCCATCACCGAAGCGAAATTGGTGGAAGCTGGAATTGGACAATCATAATTAAAAAAGAGGTCAAGTATGATTAGCAAAATATTCCCGAAAATATCGCTGAACATTGGCTATTTTAAATTGATAGTGTTATTGGCCATATCAGGAACGGCGATGGCCCAAGGCCACGGCCCGCTCTATGGGCTACAGACCCCGACCCTTGCCAAAGGCGGGGTTGATTTGAACGTGGCCGGGATGAGCCTGGGTACGGAGACCGAAACGTCATATATGCTGCGCTACTTGTTCTCTTATGGCATTACGGAAGACCTGCAGATCAACCTGACCACCCCCACGATGATAGAACGGTTGGGTGATGCACCAAGGACAAGGGGCAATAGCAATATGACCGCCAACGGTGATATTGAGGCTTCCCTTTGGTACCGGTTTTTCTCGAATGCTTTTGGTGTGGGGAAGCGTTTTGAGTCCACCGCCATCGTGGGCGTTTCTGCACCAACCGATGATGTCAGGGGACAGGCCAATGTGGGCAACTCGTTACACGCGGCCATTTCAACGGGCTATGCCTCGCGCACTTGGTATGGATGGATCGGTGGCGGATACCAATATTATTTTGAGAAAAGAGGCGAACAATTGGGCGACCTACCCTACGCAAGTGCCGTTGTGGGGTACCGGCCCAATATCTTTATGGGGGATTACCCAAAACCGGATTGGCGCATCTTTATAGAATCGTTGGCCGAATTCCCAGGTAACAATAAATTTAACGGACAACTGGATCTTAGCGATTTGCGC
This window of the Maribacter cobaltidurans genome carries:
- a CDS encoding ArsR/SmtB family transcription factor, producing MAPELSCTRAEADQKQLMRCRETLGTNSEAIVEISKVLALAGNETRLRILFLLNEEGELCPCDFADILEMSVPAISQHIRKMKDVGLITSRREGQTLYYSLVQNHNEVLENVFTKIQKNKKVA
- the merTP gene encoding mercuric transport protein MerTP, whose product is METGKTSNKVAYAGILTAIAASICCITPVLALIAGTTGIASTFSWVEPFRPYLIGITIFVLVFAWYQKLRPKTQEEIDCACEDDVKPSFWQSQSFHFIVTVFAGLMLAFPYYSNMFYAQPSKDMVYVSQSNIVKHTFNVEGMTCAGCEAHVESEVNKLDGILSVKASYEGANTVVEYDKTKADLTVIQKAINSTGYKVIDGENKENE
- a CDS encoding dihydrolipoyl dehydrogenase family protein, coding for MKKYDVFVIGSGMAGMTIANKCASKGLKVGITDELPYGGTCALRGCDPKKVIIGATEVRDFAIRLKDKGIDTVPNVNWRDIMAFKQSFVDAMPPKIEKGYRHNDIDTYHSSAKFLSKNTLQLGTDTIEADKIVIATGAKPRVLDFEGGYLALSSTDFLNLKELPQSLLFIGGGYIAFEFAHIAARCGADVTIVHRGKRPLENFEQDIVVHLINATKELGIKLVLATEVSKIEKRDNHYTVTGTTDGKEMTFRTETVFNSAGRPPAIFDLELDKSGISFSKEGVAVNEYLQSASNPNVYAAGDAADSKGLPLTPVAVMEGHIVASNIIKGNTKKVSYPPMPSVVFTLPTLAAVGLTEAEAKSQKIEYQVNYNEVGNWFNAERLNVKEYAFKTIVNKEDHTILGAHLIGPNAEETINLFAIAIKTKMRIHDLRTMIFSYPTLSSDIPYML
- a CDS encoding class I SAM-dependent methyltransferase, with product MKSDEYTKKHWEEVYTGKSDEEVSWFEGKPSTSLDIIASLDLPKDSSIIDIGGGNSNLISHLLKNDYNNLSILDISENALQRTKSKLGKSAAKVQWINSDILNFEPTQDFELWHDRATFHFFTREEDILKYIDILGRSLKTGAYFILATFSTTGPKRCSGLEITQYSPEKLKELFKVDFTLLESFEKIHKTPFKTEQNFIYNLFQKK
- a CDS encoding GDCCVxC domain-containing (seleno)protein; this translates as MDYERILLNSTITCPECGHTKEEEMPTTACQFFYECENCNQILRPKEGDCCVFCSYGTVACPPIQEGSGCC
- a CDS encoding metal-sensitive transcriptional regulator; the protein is MIPRDLSKDIKTRLQSINGQIGGLIKMLDEDTDPEKILIQFKAAQKGLDKAHFLLLDEVYRKALAIKISETVEACPGNCGNEDRIEFIRKQFPDLELDNLTEKMKEIDVLKAKLEAYKNG
- a CDS encoding thioredoxin family protein — encoded protein: MKRQVEVFTANCPVCDPVVEMIRELACGRCEVTTYDLVKQCEDKTCLDKIAEYGIKKVPAVVVSGELLDCCKDSAITEAKLVEAGIGQS